Proteins encoded together in one Pseudoroseomonas cervicalis window:
- a CDS encoding urease accessory protein UreD yields the protein MSLPLPRHQRAHGRAELHFAPDPAAPQGGARLRHLYQAAPLRVLFPRPEPGAWPEAALVNVGGGLAGGDSLSTLARIEAGAAATLTTPAAEKLYRSLGEASAIDTELHVEDGATLEWLPQETILFDGARLQRRMRASLAPGARLLAAEMLVFGRAARGEAMRSGALFDSWRLWRGGRLHWADATAFDTPEAALARPFGFGGAGATALLLLAAPEPEALAAREALREAGHAATIARPGLVLARWTGAATTVRQALCAAIPVLRALTPGRPARLPRLWTT from the coding sequence ATGAGCCTGCCCCTGCCCCGCCACCAGCGCGCCCATGGCCGCGCCGAGCTGCATTTCGCACCCGACCCCGCCGCCCCACAGGGTGGCGCGCGGCTGCGCCACCTCTACCAGGCGGCGCCGCTGCGGGTGCTGTTTCCGCGCCCCGAGCCCGGCGCCTGGCCGGAGGCCGCTTTGGTCAATGTCGGCGGCGGGCTGGCCGGCGGCGACAGCCTCTCCACCCTGGCGCGGATCGAGGCAGGCGCTGCCGCGACCCTGACCACCCCGGCGGCCGAGAAGCTGTATCGCAGCCTGGGCGAGGCCAGCGCCATCGACACCGAGCTGCATGTCGAGGACGGCGCCACGCTGGAATGGCTGCCGCAGGAGACCATCCTGTTCGACGGCGCCCGGCTGCAGCGACGCATGCGCGCCTCTCTGGCCCCCGGCGCAAGGCTGCTGGCGGCCGAGATGCTGGTCTTCGGCCGCGCCGCGCGCGGCGAGGCGATGCGGAGCGGCGCGCTCTTCGATTCCTGGCGGCTCTGGCGCGGCGGGCGGCTGCACTGGGCCGATGCCACCGCCTTCGACACGCCGGAGGCGGCGCTGGCGCGCCCTTTCGGCTTCGGCGGCGCCGGCGCCACCGCCCTGCTGCTGCTGGCCGCGCCGGAGCCCGAGGCGCTGGCGGCGCGCGAGGCGCTGCGCGAGGCCGGCCATGCCGCGACCATCGCCCGCCCCGGCCTGGTGCTGGCGCGCTGGACCGGCGCCGCCACAACCGTGCGCCAGGCGCTCTGCGCCGCCATTCCGGTGCTGCGCGCGCTCACGCCCGGGCGCCCGGCCCGCCTGCCGCGGCTGTGGACGACATGA
- a CDS encoding urease subunit gamma — translation MLLTPREKDKLLIAMAAEVARKRLARGVKLNHPEAVALITDFVVEGARDGRSVAELMRDGASVLSREQVMEGIPEMVHEIQVEATFPDGTKLVTVHNPIR, via the coding sequence ATGCTTCTGACCCCGCGCGAGAAGGACAAGCTGCTGATCGCCATGGCGGCCGAGGTGGCGCGCAAGCGCCTGGCCCGCGGCGTGAAGCTGAACCATCCGGAGGCGGTGGCGCTGATCACCGATTTCGTCGTCGAAGGCGCGCGCGACGGCCGCAGTGTCGCCGAGCTGATGCGCGACGGCGCCAGCGTGCTGAGCCGCGAGCAGGTGATGGAAGGCATTCCCGAGATGGTGCACGAGATCCAGGTGGAGGCCACCTTCCCGGATGGCACCAAGCTCGTCACCGTGCACAACCCGATCCGCTGA
- a CDS encoding DNA-binding response regulator, with protein MPDRLPDRPGERRDIVLVVDDAPGTLGLLNDTLEGAGYMVLVAQSAAAAMNVIERITPDIVLMDAVMPGMDGFEACRRMKRNAALISVPVIFMTGLTESEDVVRGFDAGGVDYVIKPVAPDEVLARIGAHLANARLTRSAHAALDVAGRYLLAVDREGAVLWATPQAGALLRATCPEDEDSPLLLRLPGWLPLAEGEAPRLPPVALSDGRQVEFHHVGQIGPEELLLRVTALAPGREESVLRDRLGLTAREAEVLLWIGRGKANRDIAEILVMSPRTVNKHLEGIFAKLGVENRAAAAALAVRVLGHG; from the coding sequence ATGCCTGACCGCCTTCCCGACCGGCCCGGCGAGCGCCGCGACATCGTGCTGGTGGTCGATGACGCGCCCGGCACGCTCGGCCTGCTGAACGACACGCTGGAGGGCGCCGGCTACATGGTGCTGGTGGCGCAATCGGCCGCCGCCGCCATGAATGTGATCGAGCGCATCACCCCCGACATCGTGCTGATGGATGCGGTGATGCCCGGCATGGACGGGTTCGAGGCCTGCCGCCGCATGAAGCGCAACGCCGCGCTGATCTCGGTGCCCGTCATCTTCATGACCGGGCTCACCGAGAGCGAGGATGTGGTGCGCGGCTTCGATGCCGGCGGTGTCGACTATGTCATCAAGCCGGTGGCACCCGACGAGGTGCTGGCGCGCATCGGCGCGCATCTGGCCAATGCGCGGCTGACGCGCAGCGCGCATGCGGCGCTCGACGTCGCCGGGCGCTACCTGCTGGCGGTGGATCGCGAAGGCGCCGTGCTCTGGGCCACGCCGCAGGCCGGCGCGCTGCTGCGCGCCACCTGCCCCGAGGACGAGGATTCGCCGCTGCTGCTGCGCCTGCCGGGCTGGCTGCCGCTGGCCGAGGGCGAGGCGCCGCGCCTCCCGCCCGTGGCGCTGTCCGATGGGCGGCAGGTGGAGTTCCACCATGTCGGCCAGATCGGGCCGGAGGAGCTGCTGCTGCGCGTCACCGCCCTGGCGCCGGGGCGGGAGGAAAGCGTGCTGCGCGACCGCCTCGGCCTGACGGCGCGCGAGGCCGAGGTGCTGCTGTGGATCGGCCGCGGCAAGGCCAATCGCGACATCGCCGAGATCCTGGTGATGAGCCCGCGCACGGTGAACAAGCATCTGGAGGGGATTTTCGCCAAGCTCGGCGTCGAGAACCGCGCCGCCGCCGCGGCGCTGGCGGTGCGGGTGCTGGGGCATGGCTGA
- a CDS encoding urease subunit beta: MIPGEIITAPGEIELNAGRDSIEIEVANSGDRPVQVGSHYHFAETNPALRFDRAAARGRRLDIAAGTAMRFEPGQSRMVRLVGFAGARIIHGFRGETEGSV; the protein is encoded by the coding sequence ATGATACCGGGTGAGATCATCACCGCCCCGGGCGAGATCGAGCTGAATGCCGGGCGCGACAGCATCGAGATCGAGGTCGCCAACAGCGGCGACCGCCCCGTGCAGGTCGGCAGCCACTACCATTTCGCCGAGACCAATCCGGCGCTGCGCTTCGACCGCGCGGCCGCGCGCGGACGGCGCCTCGACATCGCCGCCGGCACCGCCATGCGCTTCGAGCCGGGGCAGAGCCGCATGGTGCGGCTGGTCGGCTTCGCCGGCGCGCGCATCATCCACGGCTTCCGCGGCGAGACCGAGGGGAGCGTCTGA
- the urtB gene encoding urea ABC transporter permease subunit UrtB, which produces MKYLLVLLLLALPARAQDGFTAALAGLAGNFAAQAEAVERLGALGDPRALPVLQALADGRLQKRPDGTLLIREGEALREAATGAASTEAGETIRINNRVRGALRGAFGRLQLLSPVEAERLAAAEGLFRSRSAENVMLLEDALGRESSARIRPVMELALAASRLAAPEESAKRQGIILLGGANSPEARAVLLEARAANAALAPEIDQAVAAIDRRLQLKRAAETAFQGLSLGSILLLAALGLAVTFGVMGVINMAHGEMVMLGAYTTVVVQEALRGIPALAPLSLPLSVPAAFLVTAAVGVALERGLIRHLYGRPLETLLMTFGVGMILQQSVRLIFGAQNREVVSPAWMQGTLLLPGGIEVTQNRLWIIFFSLVVLGLTVAAIRFTRFGLEMRAVVQNRRIAATMGIRTGRVDAMTFAFGSGIAGMAGVALSQIDNVSPNLGTGYIIDSFMVVVFGGVGSLAGTMIGAFTLGIVNKMLEPWAGAVLAKIAVLVGIMLFIQRRPKGLFALKGRAAEQ; this is translated from the coding sequence ATGAAATACCTGCTGGTCCTGCTGCTGCTGGCGCTGCCGGCGCGCGCGCAGGATGGTTTCACCGCCGCGCTGGCCGGGCTGGCGGGCAATTTCGCCGCCCAGGCCGAGGCGGTGGAGCGGCTCGGCGCGCTGGGCGACCCGCGCGCCCTGCCGGTGCTGCAGGCGCTGGCCGATGGGCGGCTGCAGAAGCGCCCCGACGGCACGCTGCTGATCCGCGAGGGCGAGGCACTGCGCGAGGCCGCGACCGGCGCCGCCAGCACCGAGGCGGGCGAGACCATCCGCATCAACAACCGCGTGCGCGGCGCGCTGCGCGGCGCCTTCGGCCGGCTGCAGCTGCTCTCCCCGGTGGAGGCGGAGCGGCTGGCGGCGGCCGAGGGCCTGTTCCGCAGCCGCAGCGCCGAGAATGTCATGCTGCTGGAGGATGCGCTGGGCCGTGAGAGCTCCGCCCGCATCCGCCCGGTGATGGAGCTGGCGCTGGCCGCCTCGCGCCTCGCCGCGCCGGAGGAGAGCGCGAAGCGCCAGGGCATCATCCTGCTCGGCGGCGCCAACTCGCCCGAGGCACGCGCGGTGCTGCTGGAGGCGCGCGCCGCCAATGCCGCGCTGGCGCCCGAGATCGACCAGGCGGTCGCCGCCATCGACCGCCGGCTGCAGCTGAAGCGCGCGGCGGAGACGGCCTTCCAGGGCCTCTCCCTCGGCTCCATCCTGCTGCTGGCGGCGCTTGGCCTCGCCGTCACCTTCGGCGTGATGGGCGTGATCAACATGGCGCATGGCGAGATGGTGATGCTCGGCGCCTACACCACGGTGGTGGTGCAGGAGGCGCTGCGCGGCATCCCGGCGCTCGCCCCGCTCTCCCTGCCGCTCTCGGTGCCCGCGGCCTTCCTGGTGACGGCGGCGGTGGGCGTCGCGCTGGAGCGCGGGCTGATCCGCCACCTCTATGGCCGGCCGCTGGAGACGCTGCTGATGACCTTCGGCGTCGGCATGATCCTGCAGCAATCGGTGCGGCTGATCTTCGGCGCGCAGAATCGCGAAGTGGTCAGCCCCGCCTGGATGCAGGGCACCCTGCTGCTGCCCGGGGGCATCGAGGTCACCCAGAACCGCCTCTGGATTATTTTTTTCAGTTTGGTTGTGCTGGGTTTGACGGTCGCGGCCATCCGCTTCACCCGCTTCGGTCTGGAGATGCGCGCGGTGGTGCAGAATCGCCGCATCGCCGCCACCATGGGCATCCGCACCGGGCGGGTCGACGCCATGACCTTCGCCTTCGGCTCGGGCATCGCCGGCATGGCCGGCGTCGCGCTCAGCCAGATCGACAATGTCTCGCCCAATCTCGGCACCGGCTACATCATCGACAGCTTCATGGTGGTGGTGTTCGGCGGCGTGGGCTCGCTCGCCGGCACCATGATCGGCGCCTTCACGCTGGGCATCGTCAACAAGATGCTGGAGCCCTGGGCCGGCGCGGTGCTGGCCAAGATCGCCGTGCTGGTCGGCATCATGCTGTTCATCCAGCGCCGGCCGAAGGGCCTGTTCGCGCTGAAGGGAAGGGCGGCCGAGCAATGA
- the urtC gene encoding urea ABC transporter permease subunit UrtC, whose product MSASVSVPQRLRPAPGTILRGLLLAGLAVLALLPVLNRLPPDAALYVSDFTVAVSGKWICYAILALAIDLAWGYAGILSLGHGAFFALGGYAIGMHLMRLIGPRGVYGHPVLPDFMVFLGWTELPWYWWGFSSFPFAFAMALVVPGLLAGLVGYLAFRSRITGVYLSIITQAMTYALMLAFFRNDMGFGGNNGFTDFKELLGLPLNTAAARAALFYAALLALVGALLLCRHVTRSKLGRVLVAVRDAESRVRFLGYDTTRVKLSVFVLSAMLAGLAGALYTPLVGIINPGEFSPGNSIEAVVWVAVGGRGTLVGALVGAFSVNAIKTWLTSFAPDLWLFVLGGLFVAVTLFLPRGLVGLLQKGEGK is encoded by the coding sequence ATGAGCGCCTCTGTCTCCGTGCCGCAGCGTCTGCGCCCGGCGCCCGGCACCATCCTGCGCGGCCTGCTGCTGGCCGGCCTCGCGGTGCTGGCGCTGCTGCCGGTGCTGAACCGGCTGCCGCCGGATGCCGCCCTCTATGTCTCCGACTTCACCGTCGCCGTCTCGGGCAAATGGATCTGCTACGCCATCCTGGCGCTGGCGATCGACCTGGCCTGGGGCTATGCGGGCATTCTCAGCCTCGGCCATGGCGCCTTCTTCGCGCTCGGCGGCTATGCCATCGGCATGCATCTGATGCGGCTGATCGGCCCGCGCGGCGTCTATGGCCATCCGGTGCTGCCGGATTTCATGGTCTTCCTCGGCTGGACCGAGCTGCCCTGGTACTGGTGGGGTTTTTCCAGTTTCCCCTTTGCTTTCGCCATGGCTCTGGTCGTGCCGGGGCTGCTGGCGGGGCTGGTGGGCTACCTCGCCTTCCGCAGCCGCATCACCGGCGTCTATCTCTCCATCATCACCCAGGCCATGACCTATGCGCTGATGCTGGCCTTCTTCCGCAACGATATGGGCTTTGGCGGCAATAACGGCTTCACCGATTTCAAGGAGCTGCTGGGCCTGCCGCTGAACACGGCCGCGGCGCGCGCGGCGCTGTTCTACGCGGCGCTGCTGGCGCTGGTGGGCGCGCTGCTGCTCTGCCGCCATGTCACCCGCTCCAAGCTCGGCCGCGTTCTGGTGGCGGTGCGCGACGCCGAAAGCCGCGTGCGCTTCCTGGGCTACGACACCACGCGGGTGAAGCTCTCGGTCTTCGTGCTCTCCGCCATGCTGGCGGGGCTGGCGGGCGCGCTCTACACCCCGCTGGTCGGCATCATCAACCCGGGCGAGTTCAGCCCCGGCAACTCGATCGAGGCGGTGGTCTGGGTCGCCGTCGGCGGGCGCGGCACGCTGGTGGGCGCGCTGGTCGGCGCCTTCTCGGTCAATGCCATCAAGACCTGGCTGACCTCCTTCGCCCCCGATCTCTGGCTGTTCGTCCTTGGCGGGCTGTTCGTGGCGGTGACGCTGTTCCTGCCGCGCGGCCTGGTCGGGCTGCTGCAGAAGGGAGAGGGCAAGTGA
- a CDS encoding ATP-binding protein — protein MATRQRILRIRRDYNRWVADESMEDYALRFTAESARKWSAFRVANTALGSISFLALEAIGGALTVAHGFTNSVAAILFVSVLIFLASLPICHAAARAGVDIDLLTRGAGFGYIGSTVTSLIYASFTFIFFGIEAVILAAMLDSFFSVPLWLGYILCAVVVVPLVTHGISFISRVQTWTQPVWLLLNVLPLIALLVANPDWIEGWTQYAGERGTGGFDLLAFGAAASVLFALITQTGEQVDYIRFLPPRERQKPWVWWGALLAGGPGWIAFDVLKLLAGSFLAYAALRAGLSVAEAVQPAEMYRLAFGYLLASPTLVLIVTSVFVALSQIKINVTNAYAGSLAWSNFFSRLTHSHPGRVVWLVFNIAVALLLMELGVYNTIEQVLFVYSNVAAAWMGALVADLAINKPLGLSPKGIEFKRAHLYDVNPVGVGAMFLSVIGSFLAYYGVLGALAQAMSTFIAFGIAFAAAPAIAWATGGRYYLARKPRAAWAQRPGLHCVICEHEFEPRDMAYCPVYTGPICSLCCSLDARCGDGCKPHARLSAQIMTPLRAALPEGVIAALLTPVGSFMLVFLSFAATISLVFLGIRAQTPASAHLDTAFWKAFFVLLVIGGITAWALVLARQSRLVAQEETRRQTSLLMSEIRAHQRTDAALQKAKEAAEAANLAKSRYVIGISHELRSPLNAILGYAQLLERDTAIPERRRDGLRTIRRSGEHLAALIEGLLDISKIEAGRIELYRDEIRFPEFLDQIVQMLRLQAEAKSIAFTFDPPERMPEVVHTDERRLRQILINLLSNAIKFTRAGGVTLRLRFRSEVAEIEVIDTGIGIAEEDLARIFEPFQRGANSHAPSTPGVGLGLTITKTLVEVMGGDIAVWSRLGEGSRFRVRLLLSGKTLRPVEAERPVTGRQDAQRPLKVLVADDDAAHRALVRDLLEPLGFAVREAADGAECLALARQEAPDLYLLDIAMPGMTGWELAQRLREAEGERVPILMVSANALELAPPREGQHHDDVLPKPLSLPALLEKIGALLGVTWTFADPAPALPAPGTARLSPAQAAGLRQLAAIGYVGGLRERLDTLEREAPEAAPAIAELRGYISEYRLDAFLAALPQEAPDA, from the coding sequence ATGGCGACCCGCCAGCGCATCCTGCGCATCCGGCGCGACTACAATCGCTGGGTGGCCGATGAGAGCATGGAGGATTACGCGCTCCGCTTCACGGCGGAGAGCGCGCGCAAATGGTCGGCCTTCCGGGTGGCCAACACCGCCCTCGGCTCGATCTCCTTCCTGGCGCTGGAGGCGATCGGCGGCGCGCTGACGGTCGCGCATGGCTTCACCAACAGCGTCGCCGCCATCCTCTTCGTCTCGGTGCTGATCTTCCTGGCCAGCCTGCCGATCTGCCACGCCGCGGCGCGCGCCGGGGTGGATATCGACCTGCTCACCCGCGGCGCCGGCTTCGGCTATATCGGCTCCACCGTCACCTCGCTGATCTATGCCAGCTTCACCTTCATCTTCTTCGGGATCGAGGCGGTGATCCTGGCGGCGATGCTGGACAGCTTTTTTTCAGTTCCGCTCTGGCTGGGATACATCCTGTGCGCCGTGGTGGTCGTGCCGCTGGTCACGCATGGCATCAGCTTCATCAGCCGCGTGCAGACCTGGACCCAGCCGGTCTGGCTGCTGCTGAACGTGCTGCCGCTGATCGCGCTGCTGGTCGCCAACCCGGACTGGATCGAGGGCTGGACGCAGTATGCGGGCGAACGCGGCACCGGCGGCTTCGACCTGCTGGCCTTCGGCGCCGCCGCCTCGGTGCTCTTCGCGCTGATCACCCAGACCGGCGAGCAGGTCGACTATATCCGCTTCCTGCCGCCGCGGGAGCGCCAGAAGCCCTGGGTCTGGTGGGGCGCGCTGCTGGCCGGCGGCCCGGGCTGGATCGCCTTCGACGTGCTGAAGCTGCTGGCCGGCTCCTTCCTCGCCTATGCCGCGCTGCGCGCCGGGCTGTCGGTGGCCGAAGCCGTGCAGCCGGCCGAGATGTACCGCCTGGCCTTCGGCTATCTGCTGGCCTCGCCCACTTTGGTGCTGATCGTCACCTCCGTCTTCGTGGCGCTGTCGCAGATCAAGATCAACGTCACCAACGCCTATGCCGGCTCCCTCGCCTGGTCGAATTTTTTTTCCCGATTGACCCATAGCCATCCGGGGCGGGTGGTCTGGCTGGTGTTCAACATCGCCGTCGCCCTGCTGCTGATGGAGCTCGGCGTCTACAACACCATCGAGCAGGTGCTGTTCGTCTATTCCAACGTCGCCGCGGCCTGGATGGGCGCGCTGGTGGCGGACCTCGCCATCAACAAGCCGCTCGGCCTCAGCCCGAAGGGCATCGAGTTCAAGCGGGCGCATCTCTACGACGTCAACCCGGTCGGCGTCGGCGCCATGTTTCTTTCGGTCATAGGCTCGTTCCTCGCCTATTACGGGGTGCTGGGCGCGCTGGCCCAGGCCATGTCCACCTTCATCGCCTTCGGCATCGCCTTCGCCGCCGCCCCGGCCATCGCCTGGGCCACGGGCGGCCGCTACTATCTGGCGCGCAAGCCGCGCGCCGCCTGGGCGCAGCGCCCGGGGCTGCACTGCGTCATCTGCGAGCATGAGTTCGAGCCGCGCGACATGGCCTATTGCCCGGTCTATACGGGCCCGATCTGCTCGCTCTGCTGCTCGCTCGATGCGCGCTGCGGCGATGGCTGCAAGCCGCATGCAAGGCTCTCCGCCCAGATCATGACGCCGCTGCGCGCCGCCCTGCCGGAGGGCGTGATCGCCGCGCTGCTGACGCCGGTCGGCTCCTTCATGCTGGTCTTTCTGTCCTTTGCCGCGACCATCTCCCTGGTCTTCCTCGGCATCCGGGCGCAGACGCCGGCCAGCGCGCATCTCGACACCGCCTTCTGGAAGGCCTTCTTCGTGCTGCTGGTGATCGGCGGCATCACCGCCTGGGCGCTGGTGCTGGCGCGGCAATCCCGCCTGGTGGCGCAGGAGGAAACCCGCCGCCAGACCAGCCTGCTGATGAGCGAGATCCGCGCCCATCAGCGCACCGACGCCGCGCTCCAAAAGGCCAAGGAAGCGGCCGAGGCCGCCAATCTGGCGAAAAGCCGCTACGTCATCGGCATCAGCCACGAGCTGCGCTCGCCGCTGAACGCCATCCTGGGCTATGCCCAGCTGCTGGAGCGCGACACCGCCATCCCGGAGCGGCGGCGCGACGGGCTGCGCACCATCCGCCGCAGCGGCGAACACCTGGCGGCGCTGATCGAGGGGCTGCTCGACATCTCCAAGATCGAGGCCGGGCGGATCGAGCTGTATCGCGACGAGATCCGCTTCCCCGAATTCCTCGACCAGATCGTGCAGATGCTGCGGCTGCAGGCGGAGGCGAAGAGCATCGCCTTCACCTTCGACCCGCCCGAGCGCATGCCGGAGGTGGTGCACACGGATGAGCGCCGGCTGCGGCAGATCCTGATCAACCTGCTCTCCAACGCCATCAAATTCACCCGCGCCGGCGGCGTCACGCTGCGGCTGCGCTTCCGCTCCGAGGTCGCCGAGATCGAGGTGATCGACACCGGCATCGGCATCGCCGAGGAGGATCTCGCCCGCATCTTCGAGCCCTTCCAGCGCGGCGCCAATTCCCACGCCCCCTCCACCCCCGGCGTCGGCCTCGGCCTGACCATCACCAAGACGCTGGTCGAGGTGATGGGCGGCGACATCGCGGTGTGGAGCCGGCTCGGCGAGGGCAGCCGCTTTCGGGTGCGGCTGCTGCTCTCCGGCAAGACGCTGCGCCCGGTGGAGGCCGAGCGCCCGGTCACCGGCCGGCAGGATGCGCAGCGCCCGCTGAAGGTGCTGGTGGCCGATGACGATGCCGCGCATCGCGCCCTGGTGCGCGACCTGCTGGAACCGCTGGGCTTCGCGGTGCGCGAGGCCGCAGATGGCGCCGAATGCCTGGCCCTCGCGCGGCAGGAGGCGCCGGATCTCTACCTGCTCGACATCGCCATGCCGGGCATGACGGGGTGGGAGCTGGCGCAGCGCCTGCGCGAGGCCGAGGGGGAGCGCGTGCCGATCCTGATGGTCTCGGCCAATGCGCTGGAGCTCGCGCCGCCGCGCGAAGGCCAGCATCATGACGACGTGCTGCCGAAGCCGCTCTCGCTGCCCGCGCTGCTGGAGAAGATCGGCGCGCTGCTCGGTGTCACCTGGACCTTCGCCGATCCCGCCCCTGCCCTGCCGGCGCCGGGCACGGCGCGGCTCAGCCCTGCCCAGGCGGCGGGGCTGCGCCAGCTCGCCGCCATCGGCTATGTCGGCGGCCTGCGCGAGCGGCTGGACACGCTGGAGCGCGAGGCCCCCGAGGCGGCGCCGGCCATCGCCGAGCTGCGCGGCTATATTTCCGAATACCGGCTGGACGCCTTCCTGGCCGCGCTGCCGCAGGAGGCCCCCGATGCCTGA
- the urtA gene encoding urea ABC transporter substrate-binding protein, translating to MPAIRPAFAQGAPIKVGVLHSLSGTMAISETALRDTVLMMVEWINSQGGLLGRRVEAVVVDPASNWPLFAEKARELLQVHKVDVTFGCWTSVSRKSVLPVYEELNGLLFYPVQYEGEEQSRNVFYTGAAPNQQAIPAVEYLMSDDGGGAKRIALLGTDYVYPRTTNRILRAFLNSKGISDADIMEEYTPFGHSDWQGIVSRVKRFAGEGKKTAIVSTINGDANVPFYRELGNQGIRAEDIPSVAFSVGEEELAGIDTKPLVGHLAAWNYFMSVESPVNAQFKQMWAAYIKNPKRVTNDPMEATYTGFRMWAQAVAKAGTTSVDAVRTAMYGQKVEAPCGYTEEMFDNHHLSKPVMIGEIMENGQFNVVYKTPTAIKAENWSPFIPENANRRRG from the coding sequence ATGCCGGCCATCCGCCCCGCCTTCGCGCAAGGCGCGCCGATCAAGGTCGGCGTGCTGCACTCCCTCTCCGGCACCATGGCGATCAGCGAGACGGCGCTGCGCGACACGGTGCTGATGATGGTCGAGTGGATCAACAGCCAGGGCGGGCTGCTCGGCCGCCGCGTCGAGGCGGTGGTGGTCGACCCCGCCTCCAACTGGCCGCTCTTTGCCGAGAAGGCGCGCGAGCTGCTGCAGGTCCACAAGGTGGATGTCACCTTCGGCTGCTGGACCTCGGTCTCCCGCAAATCCGTGCTGCCGGTCTATGAGGAACTGAACGGCCTGCTCTTCTACCCGGTGCAGTATGAGGGCGAGGAGCAGTCGCGCAACGTCTTCTACACCGGCGCCGCGCCGAACCAGCAGGCGATCCCGGCGGTGGAATATCTGATGAGCGATGATGGCGGCGGGGCGAAGCGCATCGCGCTGCTCGGCACCGATTATGTCTATCCGCGCACCACCAACCGCATCCTGCGCGCCTTCCTGAACTCCAAGGGCATCTCGGATGCCGACATCATGGAGGAATACACGCCCTTCGGCCATTCCGACTGGCAGGGCATCGTCAGCCGCGTCAAGCGCTTCGCCGGCGAGGGCAAGAAGACCGCCATCGTCTCGACCATCAATGGCGACGCCAATGTCCCCTTCTACCGCGAGCTGGGCAACCAGGGCATCCGCGCCGAGGACATCCCCTCCGTCGCCTTCTCGGTGGGCGAGGAGGAGCTGGCCGGCATCGACACCAAGCCGCTGGTCGGCCACCTGGCCGCGTGGAACTACTTCATGTCGGTCGAGAGCCCGGTGAACGCCCAGTTCAAGCAGATGTGGGCCGCCTACATCAAGAACCCGAAGCGCGTCACCAACGACCCGATGGAGGCCACCTATACCGGCTTCCGCATGTGGGCGCAGGCGGTGGCCAAGGCCGGCACCACCTCGGTCGATGCGGTGCGCACCGCCATGTACGGCCAGAAGGTCGAGGCGCCCTGCGGCTACACCGAGGAGATGTTCGACAACCACCACCTGTCGAAGCCGGTGATGATCGGCGAGATCATGGAGAACGGCCAGTTCAACGTCGTCTACAAGACGCCCACCGCCATCAAGGCGGAGAACTGGTCGCCCTTCATCCCCGAGAACGCCAACCGCCGCCGCGGCTGA
- the urtD gene encoding urea ABC transporter ATP-binding protein UrtD produces the protein MSGARLYLDGVSVVFDGFRALNNLSLIVEPGELRAIIGPNGAGKTTMMDIITGKTRPTAGTVTFGERDLTKLDEATIANLGIGRKFQKPTVFDALTVFENLELALKAPRDPWSCLRWVLSGEARRKIETVLEEIGLAERAADRAAILSHGQRQWLEIGMLLMQEPQLLLVDEPVAGMTDQETEHTAALLRRIAGSRSVVVVEHDLEFVRALGEKVTVLCEGSVLSEGSIDHVQNDPRVIEVYLGR, from the coding sequence GTGAGCGGCGCGCGCCTCTATCTCGACGGCGTCTCGGTGGTCTTCGACGGCTTCCGCGCGTTGAACAATCTCTCCCTCATCGTCGAGCCCGGGGAGCTGCGGGCGATCATCGGCCCGAACGGCGCCGGCAAGACGACGATGATGGACATCATCACCGGCAAGACGCGCCCGACCGCGGGCACCGTCACCTTCGGCGAGCGCGACCTGACGAAGCTGGACGAGGCGACCATCGCCAATCTCGGCATCGGCCGGAAATTCCAGAAGCCCACGGTGTTCGACGCGCTGACGGTGTTTGAGAATCTGGAACTGGCGCTGAAGGCGCCGCGCGACCCCTGGTCCTGCCTGCGCTGGGTGCTCTCCGGCGAGGCGCGGCGGAAGATCGAGACGGTACTGGAGGAGATCGGCCTGGCCGAGCGCGCCGCCGACCGCGCCGCCATCCTCTCCCACGGCCAGCGGCAATGGCTGGAGATCGGCATGCTGCTGATGCAGGAGCCGCAGCTTCTGCTTGTGGACGAGCCGGTGGCCGGCATGACCGACCAGGAGACCGAGCACACCGCCGCCCTGCTGCGCCGCATCGCCGGCAGCCGCAGCGTGGTGGTGGTGGAGCATGACCTCGAATTCGTCCGCGCGCTGGGCGAGAAGGTGACGGTGCTGTGCGAGGGCTCGGTGCTGTCCGAGGGCAGCATCGACCATGTGCAGAACGACCCGCGCGTCATCGAAGTCTATCTGGGGCGCTGA